Below is a genomic region from Labeo rohita strain BAU-BD-2019 unplaced genomic scaffold, IGBB_LRoh.1.0 scaffold_57, whole genome shotgun sequence.
ttattaaattttaatttgttaaaaaagcaCATGCTAAAATCATAAATGTGCTCACATTTTTAAAGCAGAGTGATTGTTTTTAGTGTTACTTACCAAACTGATCTGGATTCTTTAACCACAGGTAGCAAATACTGAAGAACTTCATCTGTTGTATGTTGTTTTCCAATAAACTGTTTTAGATCAAAAACATCCATCTTCTGCTCAGATGTCAGCAACACATAAACCAGAGCTGACCACTGTGAAGAGGAGAGTTTGGTCTCTCTTATTTCTCCAGATTTCAGATAACGCTGGATCTCCTGCATCAGTGAATCATcacccagttcattcagacagtgaaacagattgatggatttctctggagagtgatTCTTCCTGATCTTCTGTTTGATGTACTGAACTGCTTCCTTTTTGATGTAGGAGCAACTTCCTGTCTGCGTCAGTAGTTTTCGTAAGAGAGTCTGATTGGACTCCACTGAGAGACCCAGAAGAAAACGCAGAAAAAGATCCAGATGTCCATTCTTACTACGTAAAGCCTCATTCACAGCTCTCTGATGCAGATCAAATAATGAATTACATTTCTTCTTGTCTAACTTCTTAGACAACAGACTTTGTTTGGTTTGGTCAAACACATTGATGTTGTTGATTGTAAAGGAGAGGTGCACATATAGAGCTGCTAGATGTTCATGAAGgctcagatgaacaaagcagaAGACTTTTCCCTGATGCAAGTCCATctcctctctgaagatctgagtgcacaatcctgagtacactgatgcttctgtcacatcaatgccacactctCTCATATCTTCATCATAGAAGATCAGGTTGCCTTTCACAAGTTGCAGAAAAGCCAGTTTCCCCAGTTTGAGGATCATGTCTTCATCTGTCACACTGTTCTCATAGTCCTTCTCATGTTTGATGTTGGTCTGAAggatcaggaagtgtgtgtacatttgagtgagagtcttgggaatctctccactctctgcttgactcaacatcttctctagaacagcggctgagatccagcagaacactgggatGTGACACATGATGTAGAGGCTCCTTGATGACTTCAGGTGTGAGATGATCCTGTTGGCCAGACTctgatcactgattctcttcctgaagtattcctccttctgtggctcattgaagcctcgtacctctgtcactcgatggacacactcagagggaatgagatcagctgctgctggtctggaggtgatccagatgagagcagagggaagcagattccCCACAATGAGGTTCATCAGCAGCACGTCCACTGAGGCTGATTCAGATACTTTACACAGTTTCACTTCACTCTTAAAGTCCAGAGACAGACGacactcatccagaccatcaaagatgaacaacactttatattcatcacaggatattttcattttttgtgtttctgGGAAAAAGATATTAAGAAGACCTGACAGACTGAGTTTTTTGCCCTTCATCAAGTTGAGCTCTCTaaaaggaagtggaaatatgagctggatgtcctgattctctttcccttcagcccagtccaggatgaacttctgcacagagactgtttttccaatgccagcgactccctttgtcagcacagttctgatggGTTTGTCTTGTCCAGGTAAAGGTCTAAAGATGTCACTGCATTCGATGGCTGTGTCCTCTGTCACTGCTCTTCTGGATtgtgtctcaatctgtctcaTCTCATGCTCATTATTGATCTCtccactctcactctctgtgatgtagagctctgtgtagatctcattcagTAGTGTTGGGTTTCTCTTTATTGCTGTTCCCTTATACAGATACTCAAActttttcatcagatttgttttaaatgtgttgtAGATGTcatgactgtaaaataaatattccacATTACTAAATTAGCTAACGAGCACAATGTCTTATACATTCTGTATCATATTTTCAGATCATATCTCTTACAGAAATGTTATACCTGAGACCAGGCTGTGTTTCTCCACTCTTACAATCTAGTGATTGAATCACAGATGtgtcactcttcatagacacacagctggactctgCTTCTGATCTTTTCTTGTGAACTGGACTAAAGCAGAGAGAGATTAATGTTCACCCTTTAAATGGCTGTATGAAACAAATAAACGATACATTTATCATCAAATTCACTTTAGAGTGcactttataattatttaatataccGTGTTTATACAAAAACTGTGAACTGAACTGTgataatatgataatataaaatgttgtgctatagtaatttttatacaaatgttATACCTGAAACCAGGCTGTGTATCTCCACTACTAAAGTTTATTGGTTGATTCATAGACATGTCTTTATATGTAGTGTCTTTAACTACTATGTATTACATCAAGATAATAAATTGTTAGATACAATGTACCTATTGTGTTCATGCTGAATTGCACAACACTTTTGCGGCTGTTGAGTTGGGACACATTTAAGGTTATAAAGAGGTTCAGTAGTATGATTTGGCTTACAAGTGTGTTAAGGTGTTATAGAAGGGTCAACAGTATAATTATCAATGTAACTACATTAATTAAAGATGTAATTACAGGAAAGTATTTTAAGTAGAAATACagtgtaaaatatgtatgtacacaataattgCATTGTATCAgatgattaatttttaatattggtACATAGCAGTTAAAGAAACTTAAATAAAGTGGGTCCATTAATCCTTGTAATTGCTGTTTATCAAGAACTCaactacatttattattatcaaattcACTGTAAAGAGCACTTTATAATCATTTCATACACTGTTCATACAAAAATTGTGAACTGTTATATGATAATTTAAAAGGCCATGCTATaaccatttttataaaaatgttatacctGAGACCAGACTGTGAATCTCCACTGTTAAACACTATTGGCTCCATCATAGACGtgtcactcttcatagacacacagctggactctgCTTCTGATCTTTTCTTCTGAACTGGACTAAAACACAGAGAGAGATTAATGTTCATCCTTTAAATGGCTCTATGCCACAAATCAACTATATATTTATCATCAAATTCACTATAGAGTGCACTTTATAAGTATTTCATATACTGTGTTTATACAAAAACTGTGAACTGAACTGTgataatatgataatataaaatgttgtgctatagttatttttatacaaatgttATACCTGAAACCAGGCTGTGTATCTCCACTACTAAAGTTTATTGGTTGATTCATAGACGTGTCTTTATATGTAGTGTCTTTAAATACTATGTATTACATCAAGATAATAAATTGTTAGATACAATATATCTATTCTGTTCATGCTGAATTACACAACACTTTTGCGGCTGTTGAGTTGGGACACATTTAAGGTTATAAAGAGGTTCAGTAGTATGATTTGGCTTACAAGTGTGTTAAGGTGTTATAGAAGGGTCAACAGTATAATTATCAGTGTATAATTAACTACATTAATTAAAGATGTAATTACAGGaaggtattttaaatagaaatacagtgtaaaatatgtatgtacacaataattgCATTGGATCTGTTACGCGGAGTGAGAGacgtgaggcgagcggatccacttgcaagcttttattacatggacgagacagatacatggtcgtgcaggcagggtcaaacaacagtaaacaggaaTGTAGGAGGCAagacgagagaatagtccagGAAGACgagcgatagtccgaaaaggcaggcggctagacagacaaTAACGAGATAACCAGGTGAGAGatcaaaaaccaggaactaggaacttGGAACAGGAACTAGGAATACAACAACACAACGattcaacaatccgtgaagtgcactggggaggaccggggtttttatagaacgcctgattggtcacgggggctgacgcaatcagagcagtggaggatgggagatgcagtccgagatgcaaagtaacagtcagagtgtgtaggtgaggtgagagtgacatctggtggtgagtggacaacgggacactgaccagattcgtgacatagcccccccaaggagcggcttccagacgctcgaaggaaacaacagtccaggggagcggtggggcgggagcgagacagggcgagggctggagggccaggtccatgtggaggacccggtgattggggcaggaccgacagagcaggtaccctccagggcggggccggaggcggagcaggaggcgcaggagccctccagggcggaggcggagcaggagccctccagggcagagccagaggcggagcaggaggcggagcagaaggtgcaggaaccctccagggcggaacaggaggcagaacaggaggcgccgaggccctccagggcggaacaggaggcgccagagccctccagggctgagcaggaacccgcgtcatggactgggacctggggagagcagggacagaggaggcagagagaacagggagagaagcagagagaccacaggataacgccgcctccataggaggttctacagtcgacgctgacacctctggaggcattggcgcagcttcactgatggggaaggcctctggagcagccctgagaccagacgggacctctggagcagacttgagaccagacgggtcctctggagcagacttgagaccagacaggacctctggagctgacttgagaccaggcgggacctctggagcaggagaccgcgttatggcctgggacctaGGAACGGCAGAGActgaggaggcagacagaataaggggagaagcagagaggttaTAGAGGGATGCTGCCtccatgggaggatctacagccaaggctgacacctcaggaggcattggcatggcttctccaagtgaggggagctctagagcagacttgagatcagacgggagctctggagcagacttgagatcagacgggagctctggagtgGGCTTgcgatcagacgggagctctgaagcaggcttgtgatcagacgggagctctggagcaggcttgtgattaGACGGGAGCTCAGGAGcgggcttgtgatcagacgggagctctggagcgggcttgtgatcagacgggagctctggagcaggcttgtgatcagacgggagctcaggagcaggcttgtgatcagacgggagctctggagcaggcttgtgatcaggcgGGAGCTCAGGGGCAGACTTGTGAAAAgatgtgacctcaggagctgactcaggaacagacgtgacctcaggagctgagtgtgcagcccacacacaccaaaaggcaactgccattaagggaagagcagcggcGGGTGGCAGGACCTCTTTAATGGTGGTTTTAGAAGGTGTTAATGCCACTGGGATGTTTGCAGCACTcactgacactagtggtgggtccagcacgctggccGTCATGACAGGCCGTGACCCTGAgatgtcagacgagacatggcgtgGCTCTGGGCAGTCAAACGAaacatggcgaggctctgggccgttaggcgggacgtgactggactctggagcagcagcaataactttGTTTGGCTCATgaaaatcagctgtggtttgacttggttcttggagattggctgtgacttgactcgaTTCGTGAAGAACAGTAGTGAACTGCTTTGACTCATggagaccagcggtgacttgacttggctcatggagatcagcagtgacttgatctgacacgtgaagaccagcggtgacttgaactggcttgagaagatcattgacttcacttgactcaggaaccacggctgttaccttgcttgactcaggaatgaccgccttgacgttgcttgatgCAGAAACGACCGCTTTGAcattgctggacttggaagcttgactggacttggaagcctgactggacttggaagcctgactggacttggaagctacagccatagcctgacttgactccggagcagcggctgaagcttgacttggctctggaaaaacagcagcagcttggcttggctcatgaggacctgctgtaacctggcttggctcatggagatccgctgtaacgggacttgactcctgaacaacatggcttggctcaggaacaacatctgtaacgtgacttgactcgtgaagaacaggtgtgacttggcttgactcgtgggggacagctgtgacttggcttgactcgtggggaacagctgtgacttggcttgactctggggtagccgccgcggcatgaaggagcgccatttttGCTGCCCATACTGCATGCGTCACTAGAGGTGTGTCCAGCacatgggccatcatgaccacagatggcgtccgggtgctgaccacaggttccgcggccgccatcttgtaaACGGGCACCGTTGTCGCCGCCATTAGAGCAGCGCTATTCACAGTCGTCGCCATTGCTCGCACACGCTCCGatacggccgccatttcacgagcgatccaggcagAAAACTTGTTTGGggcgtcgtgatccggcgttACCGCCAATTTGCGAGTAGGACGCGCAGGCGCCATTACCGCGTTATCGTGTTCCCTCTGCGTGACCCCCACagtgcacggcgaacccacacacaacagCGCAGAGTTCAGAAATGCCTCCAGTGACGAGCGCGggccctcgcgtctcagtcgcgcacggaggggctggttcacgccgtcacaaaaaatctcagtttttatacagtccgggagagtggaataGTTGGCAATCGAAAGAAACTCATGGATGTATTGATCAAGTGTGTGCGGTCCTTGTTTGATTCTGCAAAGAATTCTGTCAGTGTCCATATCGAAAGATTGTctgggggtgaagctgctggatcctgttctgacggattgttctgttacgcggagtgagagacgtgaggcgagcggatccacttgcaagcttttattacatggacgagacagatacatggtcgtgcaggcagggtcaaacaacagtaaacaggaaTGTAGGAGGCAagacgagagaatagtccagGAAGACgagcgatagtccgaaaaggcaggcggctagacagacgataACGAGAAAACCAGGTGAGAGatcaaaaaccaggaactaggaacttGGAACAGGAACTAGGAATACAACAACACAACGATTCAACAATCCATGAAGTggtttttatagaacgcctgattggtcacgggggctgacgcaatcagagcggtggaggatgggagatgcagtccgagatgcaaagtaacagttagagtgtgtaggtgaggcgagagtgacatctggtggtgagtggacaacgGGAAATTTACTTTAGTAAATTGTATATTCTTAATTGTTTTTCCCCCATTAGAAATtgtgtaacttgatgaaaatgtaaaaaaaaggcAATCTATGacaacaaacaatgaatgttttgggaaagatgcaaaaCAAAATAGAGTTTTCATACAGACATTTTACTGTGGTTCAAGTGGCTCTTGTTGTTTTCCTATCTTCTTAAGCACCTCCACAATCATTCCCAAGCTGGTCAAAACCTTTTTAGTTTTCGATTCTTATTCGATTCTTGTTTTTTAGATTAAAGGATCCTAATTTCGCAATGACTGCAGGACATAAAGATCATAAAAAGTAGCCTTCTCATAATATGAATCtttgtaaaaattacaaaacaaaataaattacaatacatttctgtaGCTCTGactgattttaaattgtaattttgtctgcATTGCCCATAAAATTACTTATAGCCTACAGCTCAGCAGTGGACATGCATttattacatgaataaaacaagaCATGAAGTGTACATGTGCACAGCTGAATTATGTTTACTCTGACAGTAGCTATGCTTTGCACAAAATTAGTAAACTCTACACCGAAACAAAACCAGAAGATTAACAACAGCACTGATATAAAAGCTTGTGGTTTGTCTGTCAATCAGATGCACTCTCGGCCACTGATCTGTACTTTTggtgttttctttcagaattatcaTTGGCTGACaaacaggttaaaaaaaaaaattatttaagatggaaataggACCAAGACCCTCTGTCAGGATTTAGTCTTGTCTGTTctgttttccttgtgtttttccccAGTGTTTCTAGTTCTTTTGGTTTGTTCCGTTTTGCTCCCCCTTTTGGTTCGTGtatttggtttagtcttgcccttatttgtacttccccttgTTATCTCGTTTGTAACCACACCCCTGTTCCTTGTATATAATGTTCCTTGTGCCTCACTCCCCTTGTCTGTGATTATATTGTCTTCAGTGTCTTTCCGTTCGTCatggttgctggttccctgtGTTTCCCTGAGTTTGGTTTATgttggattatttaataaagccaCATTTATTGGATCTCCACTCTCCTCCTGCTCCTTCCACGTACACGCACAATGTACACACcgtgacagaatcaccgaccAAAGAACCAAGGATGTCCTGGGCTGAGGACCTCCTCCTAAACCTGCAACAAGGTGAGCGTTCGCTGGAGGAATTTGTGGAGGAGTTTTTGAGTGTTTACCATCTGGTGAGATGGAGCGACAAGATGGTTAACGCATGTTTCCAGATGGGACTCAAAGATGATAGTTTGTTTCAATTGATAAGTCCTAATGATTGCTACCGTCCTGTAGcagattttataaattttgttCTTGATTTATGTGGTTCCTCGTTCCAAGTCATGGTGGAGGATGGTAATCCTCCTGCGTGTCCCCAAGTCTGCCATAGCCCCACAATGGTCCTCAGCTCAGCACCTCAGGCTGCCGCCAATTCTAAGtgtgcacgcaagatggccgccgccacgccagagtctgcacagAAGATGGCCGCcaccacgccagagtctgcacacAAGAtggccacgccagagtctgcacggaagatggccgccacgccagagtctgcacgtaagatggcctccgttcctgagcccccggccaagatggcctccgttcctgagtcCCCGGCCAAGGTGGCCGCCAAGACTGAGGTCCCCGTCCTTGACGCGGTTGCCCGCACAACCTTGGAGGGCTCCAGCgcaccctccagagccggagctctgtccagctcgccctccagagccagAGGTGGAGCActgtccagcgcgccctccagagtctgtgCGCCCTCCTCCAGCGcaccctccagagtcggctcctccttcagcacGCCCTCCTGCacgccctcctgagccagcacCTCATTCAGCGCTCACCAGAGCTGGCAAAACCgtaaattcccccaagaaaattttggcggggggctactcccctgttcagccatggcctcctggactgtttacccggccatggctccctgagcccccagatccaccatggcctcctGGACTATCtgcccggccatggcctcccgagcccccagacccgccatggcctcctgaactgtatGATCCGCCATGAccccctgagctccctgatccgccctggaggccgtCCCTGTATCCTGTATCTCCTGTGTCCCTGCCTACCGGCCTCCAGGGCGCCcgccctccctccctccctctttAGTTGGTATACGGCGCGAGATGCGCCTTTTCGGAGTGGGGCGTTAATGTCAGGATTTAGTCTTGTCTGTTCTATTTTCCTTGAGTTTTTCCCCAGTGTTTCTAGTTCTTTTGGTTTGTTCCGTTTTGCTCCCCCTTTTGGTTCGTGtatttggtttagtcttgcccttatttgtacttccccttgTTATCTCGTTTATAACCACACCCCTGTTCTTTGTATATAATGTTCCTTGTGCCTCACTCCCCTTgtcggtgattatattgtcttCAGTGTCTTTCTGTTCGTCgtggttgctggttccctgtGTTTCCCTGAGTTTGGTTTATgttggattatttaataaagccacatttattggatctccgctctcctcctgcTCCTTTCACGCACACGCACGACGTACACACCGTGACACCCTCGATCACATCATTATCTATTCTGTCTTGCAGTGCTCAAAATTGTGGACAACACGAGCCAGTTCCACTGTAAAATAGCTTATGAACATAATGAACTTAACTAGTTCATTAAAACGATCTATCCGAATGAACCTTGTCGTGGAAATGAAACAGACTTCAAATCACTATTAGCGAGCATGTGGCAAATAAATGAGTGTTTCTCAAATGAAAGGCTGCATCCACAGATTCAGTACAGACTAATTttcattaagtttatttttgtgaatcgATGTTCAGTGAAGTTTGATGACTTGGCAGCTTTGAGAGGCACCCATAGATAagctttgttgaactgaaaacTGCTCTGAATGAGGAGTCAATTCCCTTTGATGGGATCAATTACAAACTTTAGAATCGACTCTTGATTCCCAATGCCTCAAAATCGAGGAGTCAGTTCTTTTTGGAATCAATTACCAGCCCTACTTCTGTCCAGttgccaccagaggtcactctTTCATTATATTGACTCTCTCACCACACAGACTGTCACGTCACTCGGATTACATTTTCTATCATACATTGCACTAATTACACACACAGCTGCAACCAATCACACACAGTATTTAGCACCCACCATACCTGTCAAGTATCCCGTTTTGGCCGGGAAAGTCCCGTAATTTACCCTTCTTTCCCGCCGTCCTCCCGTATTAGTATTTTTGCGTAAATCTCCCGTATTTTAACCtgcgttattaaaaaaaaaaaaaacgccccccccccaaaaaaaaatctgagctCTGTCACTAGCCTCGCGATATGCGACTTTAGCATCACACACGCGGGAAGGAATGATGTATGCCAGCACGAGAAATCCGCCAAGCACAAGCGCGGGCTAGAGGCACAAAGACATGCCCAGGCGATGTCAGCATTTGTGACGAGAAATGCCACTGAGGCAGACCAGGTCACAAGTGCAGAGGTAAAAATGGCAATGCTGTGTGCCAAAAACAACATTCCTTTCTCCTTCCATGATGACTTCAATAAGTGTGTAGCTGACATGTTCCCAGACTCTGCTATTGCACGAAAATACTCAACGGGAAAAACGAAGGCTACTCAACACATCAAAGGTAAGTTAGCTATATAACGTTAGCTACCTATCTTACTGCTGGGCTACTGTACGTTTGCTAAAACGGTATAAAATGggtttaaaatgtgtttgaatATTCTAACATTTGAGCATCAACCCATGGCATGCATGTTGTAGGCTACTAACTAATTACTGGACACTCAACAGGTGCCATAGCAGCAGAACTAGAGGATGAGTTGGCCAAAACATGCCGATCTCAGCCCTTTTCACTGATGTGTGACGAatcaaacaacagaaaaacagacaaagaattCATCATCCTGACTAGACTCTACGATGAGGCCACTCTGCAGGTCGCTACAAGATTCCTGGAGATGCCTACATGCAATGTAGGAAATGCAGAAAATCTGTATGGAAAGCTGAGTGAAGCATTAAGGTAAGGGGAACTGCACTGTATTGTTGACATGTTTAGTAGTTTGGATTTAATTACAACCTTACATTTTGTCTGAGACAAAGGGCATTGTGGcattagctcaaagggaaatgtatataaataattacaattaattatgattaattacaattatttatatcagctgccagtagtaactgtagcagaatcaattttccatcaactaatctgttcgctcagcgaacattcagtataatctttatatcaactctaagaaatgatattttcttggccacagaaaataactttcttaaagtacctttgcattagagcat
It encodes:
- the LOC127161170 gene encoding NLR family CARD domain-containing protein 3, translating into MKSDTSMMEPIVFNSGDSQSGLSPVHKKRSEAESSCVSMKSDTSVIQSLDCKSGETQPGLSHDIYNTFKTNLMKKFEYLYKGTAIKRNPTLLNEIYTELYITESESGEINNEHEMRQIETQSRRAVTEDTAIECSDIFRPLPGQDKPIRTVLTKGVAGIGKTVSVQKFILDWAEGKENQDIQLIFPLPFRELNLMKGKKLSLSGLLNIFFPETQKMKISCDEYKVLFIFDGLDECRLSLDFKSEVKLCKVSESASVDVLLMNLIVGNLLPSALIWITSRPAAADLIPSECVHRVTEVRGFNEPQKEEYFRKRISDQSLANRIISHLKSSRSLYIMCHIPVFCWISAAVLEKMLSQAESGEIPKTLTQMYTHFLILQTNIKHEKDYENSVTDEDMILKLGKLAFLQLVKGNLIFYDEDMRECGIDVTEASVYSGLCTQIFREEMDLHQGKVFCFVHLSLHEHLAALYVHLSFTINNINVFDQTKQSLLSKKLDKKKCNSLFDLHQRAVNEALRSKNGHLDLFLRFLLGLSVESNQTLLRKLLTQTGSCSYIKKEAVQYIKQKIRKNHSPEKSINLFHCLNELGDDSLMQEIQRYLKSGEIRETKLSSSQWSALVYVLLTSEQKMDVFDLKQFIGKQHTTDEVLQYLLPVVKESRSVWLCGCNLTAQSCGSLSSVLQSSNSVLRELDLSNNDLNHSGVKHLTDGLKSPTCQLEILRLCGCNLTAQSCESLSSALQSSKANILRELDLSNNDLQDSGVKLLSDGLKSPNCQLEILGLSGCMVTEKGCRYMFSALSSNPSHLRELDLSYNHPGDSGVKLLTEKLLDSTCSLDKLNVDHGGESRITAGLNKYACFLTLDPNTANTELSLSEENRKVTGVFEYQSYPDHSDRFDGYNPQVLCRESVCGRCYWEIEWSGDVFISVSYKSINRKGRGDECVFGFNDQSWSLICSPDRYSFRHNNIKTDLPVKPIISRIGVCDDDDDDDDYIYRIGVYVDVSAGTLSFYSVSDTMSLIHTVQTTFTQTLYHGFKVSIGSSVKLC